Proteins encoded within one genomic window of Panicum virgatum strain AP13 chromosome 1N, P.virgatum_v5, whole genome shotgun sequence:
- the LOC120655593 gene encoding uncharacterized protein LOC120655593 — MLLLHCSPRLHLHCLYPTRRRPLASPFPLPDRRLRRSTAIHAEPEAPPPPPSSAAEPEPPDAGAVDVEGEGPVELRAPTLFSTDDNPTPLQTATSLLLTGAISIFLFRSLRRRARRAKELRVRSSGVKKKPNNLTEEALEGLRMISASPIETEKPPSPIQALLGGIAAGVIALILYKFSTTIEAALNRQTISDSFSVRQITITIRTIITGLCYLATSVFGINAVGLILYSLQLTFQSIMDDDSSSSSTGKISEQSNTMVSSDSSTSNRESASSDLQQISDKSKNSSE; from the exons ATGCTGCTGCTCCACTGCTCCCCGCGCCTCCATCTCCACTGCCTCTACCcaactcgccgccgccccctcgcctctcccttccctcttcccgaccgtcgcctccgccgctccaccgccatCCACGCCGAGcctgaagcgccgccgccgccgccttcctccgcGGCGGAGCCAGAGCCGCCagacgccggcgccgtcgacgtcgAAGGCGAGGGCCCCGTAGAGCTCCGAGCCCCGACGCTCTTCTCCACCGACGACAATCCCACCCCGCTCCAGACCGCCACCAGCCTCCTCCTCACCGGCGCCATCTCCATCTTCCTCTtccgctccctccgccgccgcgcccggcgcGCCAAGGAGCTG AGGGTGCGGTCGAGCGGGGTGAAGAAGAAGCCCAACAATCTCACCGAGGAGGCCCTGGAGGGGCTCAGGATGATAAGCGCCTCGCCAATCGAGACCGAGAAGCCGCCGTCGCCCATACAGGCTCTGCTCGGCGGGATAGCTGCAGGGGTCATCGCGCTCATCCTCTACAAGTTCAGCACCACCATAGAGGCCGCGCTCAACCGCCAGACCATCTCCGACAGCTTCTCG gtTCGTCAGATAACAATCACAATAAG AACAATTATCACTGGGCTGTGCTACCTAGCAACTTCTGTCTTTGGAATCAATGCAGTGGGGTTAATTTTGTATTCCCTCCAACTCACTTTTCAATCTATCATGGACGATGACTCAAGCAGCTCCTCCACAGGGAAGATTAGCGAACAATCAAATACAATGGTATCATCCGATAGCTCCACAAGTAATAGGGAATCAGCCAGTAGTGACTTGCAGCAGATATCTGACAAGAGTAAGAACTCATCAGAGTAG